One part of the Lotus japonicus ecotype B-129 chromosome 2, LjGifu_v1.2 genome encodes these proteins:
- the LOC130735281 gene encoding uncharacterized protein LOC130735281 — MSGYSLQRNALEACEEMIASINLANQKEPNVFPKSRRVEALSNMSMRNFKMHFSQQGESSDSKAEAELLQIMLNKELHAEEFANQVALSPPYFCGSPPIRTANPIVQDARFGDEKNTPISAILSPTGLSSPSLASVNRGCVRVSLGPKPAAVRVEGFDCPNKDRENSGVSAVA, encoded by the exons ATGAGCGGTTATAGTCTTCAGCGGAATGCTTTGGAAGCCTGTGAAGAGATGATAGCCTCTATTAACCTTGCTAATCAGAAAGAGCCTAACGTTTTCCCTAAGTCACGCCGAGTTGAGGCTTTATCTAACATGTCTATGAGGAACTTCAAGATGCATTTCAG TCAACAAGGCGAGTCTTCTGATTCAAAAGCTGAGGCAGAGCTATTACAAATTATGTTAAATAAG GAGCTTCATGCGGAAGAGTTTGCTAATCAAGTAGCCTTATCTCCTCCATATTTTTGTGGGTCTCCTCCGATCCGGACTGCTAATCCCATTGTCCAGGATGCTCGATTTGGAGATGAGAAAAACACCCCTATATCAGCAATTTTATCACCAACAGGTTTATCATCTCCATCTTTGGCATCTGTCAATAGAGGATGTGTTAGGGTGAGTCTTGGACCTAAACCAGCGGCGGTTAGAGTAGAAGGATTTGATTGTCCCAACAAAGATCGCGAGAATTCAGGGGTCTCGGCTGTTGCTTAA